The Polaribacter sp. HaHaR_3_91 genomic sequence ATTGGTATAAAAACCAACGTACATTCTTCTAGTATTTTATGAAAAGTACGCTCAGATGAATTTAAGATACAGTTAAAAAGATCAAATAATGCTCTTGTACCTGTGCTTTCGTTTCCGTGCATTTGAGACCATAATAATATTTTTTTAGAACCCGTACCAATTTTTAATTGATGAATAGGTCTGTCTTCTTCGGATGTACCAATTAGAGAAACTTCAAATTTTGAATCGTATTTAGAAAACAAGTTTTCGATGTCTTTATAGGTAATCCATTTTCCTTGTAGTGTGTTTTCTTTTTCTGCGGAATAAATATTTTCTAAAAAATCGATTGGTAAAGTATTCATGGTATGCTGATATTTTTTTCAAAAATAAAGAATTTTTAAAAGTTAACTATCATTTAAATTTAATCATATCCATAATTATTTATAAAAAAAGAAGGTTTAAGGATTACATGAATTGTCGTTTTAAAATATTTTTTTATTAAGTAATTGATGATCATTTATGCATTTACAATTGTTAATAGTTTACAAGTTACAATTGTAAATTCATTACTTGTTACAAATGTAAATTGAGTTTCGGGACACGTATGTTACTTTTGTAAATTGCATTATGTAATCAGTACTATTCGTGTTGTTCTCAAGTAAAACTAGATAGCAAAATTCTATATGTTAAATTTAAAATACTATAATTAAGGTATTTATATGATTTACATAAAGTTTTACTTTACTATAAATATCGCTATTTAAACTGTTTACAATTATATCTTTTGCTGCTATCATTAGATTGTATACATTTGTATAAAGAAACGTTATTACAATGGTAAACATATCTGAATTTACTACACGATTAAAACAAGTGATGGAATTTCACCAGTTATCTGCCTCTATGTTTGCAGATAAAGTTGGTGTACAGCGTTCCAGTATTTCCCATATCCTATCCGGAAGAAATAAACCAAGTTTAGATTTTATTCTAAAAGTAACTACAGAATTTAATGATGTAGATATGTATTGGTTGTTAAACGGAAAAGGTAGTTTTCCTATAAATGCAGAACCGAAGGCAACTACTGCTCCAACTTTTTTTAATGATACTTCATCTGAAACAGTTGGAAAAAAAATACAGCGTATTGTCGTTTTTTATTCTGATGGTACTTTTGATGAATATCAGAAATGATAAAATAAACACAGATTGTTTAAAACAAATTTTCCTTATTAAACTTCAAGTTATAGAATTAGTATAATTTAGTATTTATGAATACAATTGATATTAGAACCGTAAATGTTGTACAATATTTACAACCTTTAAGAGAAGGCGGATCTTTGCCTGCAATCGTAAAAGCAGATGATGGTTTTTTATATGTACTTAAGTTTAGAGGTGCAGGCCAAGGTAAAAAAGCATTAATCTCAGAATTTATTGGAGGAGAACTTGCTAGAGCAATTGGCTTACATGTACCAGAATTGGTTTTTATGAATTTAGATGATTCTTTTAGTAAAACAGAACCAGATGAAGAAATTCAGGATTTATTAAAATTTAGTGTAGGTTTAAATTTAGGATTACATTTCTTATCGAGCGCAATTACGTATGATCCTTTGGTTTCTACTGTAGATACATTAACAGCTTCTAAAGTTGTTATTTTAGATAGTTTAATTAGTAATATAGATAGGACTGCAAAAAACACCAATCTTTTAAATTGGAATAATGAACTTTGGGTTATTGATAATGGAGCTAGTTTTTATTTTCATCATAATTGGGCAACTTGGCAAAATCATTTAACAAGAACCTTTCCTTTAATTAAAGATCATGTGCTTTTACCTAAAGCAACAAATTTACAAGAAGCTTCATCAGCAATTAAAAAAGTGATAAATGCAGATGTAATACATGAAATTGTTGCAAACATTCCAGAAGATTGGTTATTAAATGAAGGAGAAGTTTTAACGTCAAATGAAATTAGAGCAGCGTATATTCAATTTTTAAACGCAAAACTTTCTATGATTGATCAATTAGTTAAAGAAGCGGAAGATGCAAGATAAAGTTACATTCGAATACGCCATTATTAGATTGGTACCAAAAGTAGAACGTGAAGAATTCTTTAACGTGGGCGTAATTCTGTTTTCGAAACGTAAAAAATTCTTAGGGATAAAATACAAGATAAATGAAGATAAACTAAAAGCACTAGCACCAGAATTAGAGTTAGATTTTTTAAATGATTATTTAAATGCTTGGAAATTAATTTGCGAAGGAAATGCTGCTGGTGGTAAAATTGGTGAATTTGAAATATCAGATCGCTTTAGATGGTTGGCGGCTTGTAGAAGCACCATTATACAGAGTTCTAAAACGCATCCTGGTTTGTGCGAAAATCCTGAAGGAGAATTAAAGGATATTTTTGAAAAGTATGTTTTATAATTTTAATAAAAATTAAATGGAGTTGTTAAAGACAATTTTAGAATTCGAACTTTTTAGTTTTGAAGAATACAGCCTAAAGTTAGGTGCTTTATTCCTAGTGTTACTAATTTACTTAGTAACAAAAGTAGTTTTGTGGTTGTTAAAAAAATCTTTATTTAGAAATAAAAGTGTAGATGAGTTTAGTAAAGGAAATACTTATTCTTTATTTCAAATTATCAAATATATAATTTGGGTTCTTTCATTTGGTTTTATGTTAGAGGCTTTAGGTATTGAAGTAACTCTTCTAATTGCAGGTTCTGCAGCATTATTAGTTGGAGTTGGACTTGGTTTGCAACAAACGTTCAATGATGTTATTTCTGGTATTATTTTACTTTCAGAAAGGTCTATTAGAGTTTCTGATGTTCTAGAAATTGATGGAGATACTGTAAAAATACAAGAGATTGGTTTGCGAACATCAAAAGGATTAAATACAGACGATATTTCTATTATTATCCCCAACTCTTTAATCACTGCTAATAAAGTGATTAATTGGAGTCATCAAGCTAACTTGAATCGTTTTAGAATTGATATTAGAGTTTCTTACAATTGTGATGTAGAATTTGTAATTAAAATTCTAGAAGAAAGCGCTAGAGAACACGCGGAAGTTAGTATAAATAAAAAGGTAGAAGCAAGATTACTGAGTTTTGGAGAATCGTCTTTAAATTTTCAAGTATTGTTTTATAGTAGTACCATTTTTAGATCCGATAGAATGAAAAGTGATATACGTAGAGTTATAAGGCGTAAATTTGTTGAAAATAATATTGCTATCCCTTTTCCACAAATGGATATTCACATGAAACCAAGCAAATAACATTACTTAAAAAAAACACACAATTAACATTAAACTTTTAACTAACATTAAAGTCTATATAATAGATTTTTAAAATAAAACAATCATGGCAAAAAGAAAGACACCAGCATCACTTCAAGTTAGAATTATTCACAGATATTTAGGTTATTTTTTATCCGGAATTATGTTTGTGTATGCTTTAAGCGGAATTATAATGGTGTACAGAAACACAGACTTCTTAAAAACCGAAGTTGTTACCGAGAAAAAATTAGCTCCAAACTTAAACGACCGTCAATTAAAGCCTATTTTTAAGAAAGGTGCAGAAGTGTTAAAAAAAGAAGGTGACGTTGTATATCTTAAAAATGGAAATTATAATAAAAAAACAGGTATTGCTATCATAAAAAAAATGGAGCTTCCTTTTATTCTTGATAAAATGGAACATCTTCATAAAGCAAACACTAACAGTCCGCTGTATTTTTTAAACATCTTTTTTGGGGCAGCTTTATTGTTTTTTGTTTTTTCTGCTTTTTGGATGTATACACCTAAAATGCCTGTATTTAAAAAAGGAATGTATTTTACGGCTGGCGGAATTATCCTAACACTTATTTTATTGTTTATCTAAATTATTTAAGACAATACGAAATTTAAATAAAGTCTTATAGTTCACTATAATTTTTCTCCGCTAATAAGTACATTGATTTTTTAATGTATTTATTAGCGGCTTTAAGTTAATACGTATCTTAATTCAAATTACGAATATATCCGTACGTTATCAACTCTTCATTTGTCTTAATTTCTTTTACAGAACCATCTTTAATAATTACTGTTCTAGTTGCAATATCTAAAATGTTTCGATAATCATGGTCTGTAATAATAAAAGCTTTGTATTTAGATTGTTCAATTATCAAATTCTTTATTTCTTCTTTATAAATAGGTGCAATTGCATTAAAAGGTTCATCCATTAAAATATATTTAGCGTTAGATAAAACGATTAGAAATATTTCTACAACTCTCTTTTCTCCTCCAGCTAGTTGTTTGCTTTTCTTATTAAGAAGTGGTTTTATTAAATGATTATTAAATATTGTAGAAGCATTTTCTTTATCGCAGAACAGTTTTATAATTGTGCTAATTTTGATGTGATTAGGGAGGAAATTTTCTTGAGGTAAATATTTTATTAAATTTAGGGTGTCTAGGATTCCTTTTATTAATTTACTATCTGCTCTTACAAATTTATGATCTGCTTTTATGGAACCAAAAATAATTTCTAATAATGTTGACTTCCCTACTCCATTTCTACCAAGCAATCCAACAATTTCTCCTTTTTTACAGGTTATAAAAATATCCGTTAATATTTGTTTATTTCCGTATGTTTTTAAGACACTATCAACATGTAATTTCTTCATAAAAAAACAATTAATATTGACAATATTAAACTAAAAATAAAATTACTAAACCATAATATATATTTACTTAACCCAAGGTTGTAATAAAAATAGTATTCATTTGGATTTTTTGTTTCGTAAATAATGTATTGAAAGAATAATGAAAAAACAAAACATGATCCAGCAGCGGCTTCAGAAGAAAAGATAGGGATTGTATCACCTGAATTTCCTAATAAAATTAAAATATATTTCTGAAGAAACCCAATTAAAATAGACATCAAAAATGTAGGAACTATTAGTTTTTTGTAAAATAACAGAAGTGAAGTAATGATTTTCATAATTTTTTATTGAACTCAGATTGCATACAGTGACTATTAATAATTACTTTAAGTATTTTGCGTTTTAAAATAAATAAAACAAAATCTTTATAATTATTGTTCAATATCTTTAAGTCCCCAAGCATCTAAACTTCTTAGAATTGCTTCTAAAGATTGCCCTCTTTCTGTTAGCGTATACTCTACTTTTGGCGGAACAACAGGATATACTTTTCTTGAAATAAGCCCGTCTTTTTCTAACTCTCTTACCGTTTGTGTAAACATTTTGTTAGAAATACCTATAATG encodes the following:
- a CDS encoding helix-turn-helix domain-containing protein; its protein translation is MVNISEFTTRLKQVMEFHQLSASMFADKVGVQRSSISHILSGRNKPSLDFILKVTTEFNDVDMYWLLNGKGSFPINAEPKATTAPTFFNDTSSETVGKKIQRIVVFYSDGTFDEYQK
- a CDS encoding HipA family kinase yields the protein MNTIDIRTVNVVQYLQPLREGGSLPAIVKADDGFLYVLKFRGAGQGKKALISEFIGGELARAIGLHVPELVFMNLDDSFSKTEPDEEIQDLLKFSVGLNLGLHFLSSAITYDPLVSTVDTLTASKVVILDSLISNIDRTAKNTNLLNWNNELWVIDNGASFYFHHNWATWQNHLTRTFPLIKDHVLLPKATNLQEASSAIKKVINADVIHEIVANIPEDWLLNEGEVLTSNEIRAAYIQFLNAKLSMIDQLVKEAEDAR
- a CDS encoding DUF3037 domain-containing protein, with the translated sequence MQDKVTFEYAIIRLVPKVEREEFFNVGVILFSKRKKFLGIKYKINEDKLKALAPELELDFLNDYLNAWKLICEGNAAGGKIGEFEISDRFRWLAACRSTIIQSSKTHPGLCENPEGELKDIFEKYVL
- a CDS encoding mechanosensitive ion channel family protein: MELLKTILEFELFSFEEYSLKLGALFLVLLIYLVTKVVLWLLKKSLFRNKSVDEFSKGNTYSLFQIIKYIIWVLSFGFMLEALGIEVTLLIAGSAALLVGVGLGLQQTFNDVISGIILLSERSIRVSDVLEIDGDTVKIQEIGLRTSKGLNTDDISIIIPNSLITANKVINWSHQANLNRFRIDIRVSYNCDVEFVIKILEESAREHAEVSINKKVEARLLSFGESSLNFQVLFYSSTIFRSDRMKSDIRRVIRRKFVENNIAIPFPQMDIHMKPSK
- a CDS encoding ATP-binding cassette domain-containing protein gives rise to the protein MKKLHVDSVLKTYGNKQILTDIFITCKKGEIVGLLGRNGVGKSTLLEIIFGSIKADHKFVRADSKLIKGILDTLNLIKYLPQENFLPNHIKISTIIKLFCDKENASTIFNNHLIKPLLNKKSKQLAGGEKRVVEIFLIVLSNAKYILMDEPFNAIAPIYKEEIKNLIIEQSKYKAFIITDHDYRNILDIATRTVIIKDGSVKEIKTNEELITYGYIRNLN
- a CDS encoding helix-turn-helix domain-containing protein yields the protein MNLIGTKWKPLILFHLLEGGLRSGVLQKHIIGISNKMFTQTVRELEKDGLISRKVYPVVPPKVEYTLTERGQSLEAILRSLDAWGLKDIEQ